From Thermoleophilaceae bacterium, the proteins below share one genomic window:
- the recG gene encoding ATP-dependent DNA helicase RecG: MPTRFSDTAELTFEEALSAPLRSFPRPSRLAQPLALGKQAREGAAVLGLETVGDLVEHLPRRHADRGEVRPIASLGPEEDATVEVEVRSITTRPSRNRRMRPRAEARVADESGPMVAVWFNQPWVADKIAAGTRLLLRGRMKKRNQFWVTAYEPVESVGGAVHTVGVVSVYPGTKGLGSDRIRELVASHREAVHDVIEPLPAYMRARERLADRPAALAALHFPREQHEDDEDEARRRLAFEELLVLELALSGRRSARQEGRPAPELRPNGELVNPWRASLPFEPTRDQREALEQIDADLARAEPMQRLLMGEVGSGKTVVALAAMLRAAENGAQAALMAPTETLAEQHLATLDRLLGGMVPIALLTGSTPAARRREILGRLSSGELQLIVGTHALIEPAVEFRELALCVIDEQHRFGVRQRSALDAKAPPGMAVHTLHLTATPIPRTLALTLYRDLDSTTLRELPAGRKPIETHVVDGERARRRAYERIREEIAKGRQCYVVCPLVSESEALQARAATAEAERLAATEFKDHRVQLIHGQMPARQKAEAMAAFVSGNADVLVATSVIEVGIDVPNATVMLIEAAERYGLSQLHQLRGRIGRGEHESLCILFGDPKLPRLEAIASESDGFKLAEIDLELRKEGDILGTRQHGEALFRVARLPEDLPLLELATDRAEELLARDPGLSEPEHVLLREAVVAAFGPEHDLIPA, from the coding sequence ATACCCACCCGCTTCTCAGACACCGCCGAGCTCACCTTCGAGGAGGCGCTGAGCGCGCCGCTTCGGTCCTTCCCGCGGCCGAGCCGGCTCGCGCAACCCCTCGCCCTCGGCAAGCAGGCGCGCGAGGGGGCGGCCGTGCTCGGGCTCGAAACGGTGGGCGACCTGGTGGAGCACCTCCCGCGCCGGCATGCAGACCGCGGCGAGGTGCGGCCGATCGCGTCGCTCGGGCCCGAGGAGGACGCGACGGTGGAGGTGGAGGTGAGGTCGATAACCACGCGGCCCTCGCGGAACCGCCGCATGCGTCCGCGGGCCGAGGCGCGCGTGGCGGACGAGTCCGGCCCGATGGTGGCGGTGTGGTTCAACCAGCCGTGGGTGGCGGACAAGATCGCGGCCGGCACGCGGCTCCTGCTCCGCGGGCGGATGAAGAAGCGCAATCAGTTCTGGGTGACCGCGTACGAGCCGGTGGAATCCGTTGGCGGCGCCGTGCACACCGTCGGCGTCGTGTCTGTGTATCCGGGCACGAAGGGGCTCGGGTCGGACCGCATCCGCGAGCTCGTCGCCTCCCACCGTGAGGCGGTGCACGACGTGATCGAGCCTCTTCCCGCCTACATGCGGGCTCGCGAGCGGCTCGCCGACCGCCCGGCGGCCCTGGCCGCGCTGCACTTCCCGCGCGAGCAGCACGAGGACGACGAGGACGAGGCCCGGCGGCGGCTCGCCTTCGAGGAGCTGCTCGTGCTCGAGCTCGCCCTCTCCGGCCGCCGTAGCGCGCGGCAGGAGGGCCGTCCGGCGCCCGAGCTGCGCCCGAACGGCGAGCTGGTGAACCCTTGGCGGGCGTCGCTGCCCTTTGAACCCACGCGTGACCAGCGCGAGGCGCTCGAGCAGATCGACGCGGACCTCGCGCGCGCGGAGCCCATGCAGCGCCTGCTGATGGGGGAGGTGGGCTCGGGGAAGACGGTCGTCGCGCTGGCGGCGATGCTGCGCGCCGCCGAGAACGGCGCCCAGGCGGCGCTGATGGCGCCCACCGAGACGCTGGCCGAACAGCACCTGGCCACGCTCGACCGCCTGCTCGGGGGCATGGTCCCGATCGCGCTGCTCACCGGCTCCACGCCGGCGGCGCGCAGGCGCGAGATCCTCGGCCGCCTGTCAAGCGGGGAGCTTCAGCTGATCGTCGGCACCCACGCGCTGATCGAGCCCGCGGTGGAGTTCCGCGAGCTTGCGCTGTGCGTGATCGACGAGCAGCACCGCTTCGGCGTGCGCCAGCGCTCGGCGCTCGACGCGAAGGCGCCTCCGGGGATGGCCGTTCACACGCTCCACCTCACGGCCACCCCGATACCGCGCACGCTCGCGCTCACCCTCTACCGCGATCTCGACTCCACGACGCTTCGCGAGCTGCCCGCGGGCCGCAAGCCGATCGAGACCCACGTGGTGGATGGCGAGCGTGCGCGCAGGCGCGCGTACGAGCGGATCCGCGAGGAGATCGCCAAGGGACGCCAGTGCTATGTGGTCTGCCCGCTCGTGTCCGAGTCCGAGGCGCTGCAGGCGCGCGCGGCCACCGCAGAGGCCGAGCGGCTCGCCGCCACCGAGTTCAAGGATCACCGAGTGCAGCTCATCCACGGCCAGATGCCCGCCAGGCAGAAGGCGGAGGCGATGGCGGCGTTCGTGTCGGGCAACGCTGATGTGCTGGTGGCAACGTCGGTGATCGAGGTGGGAATCGACGTGCCGAACGCCACCGTGATGCTGATAGAGGCGGCGGAGCGGTACGGCCTGAGCCAGCTCCACCAGTTGCGCGGGCGCATCGGCCGCGGCGAGCACGAGTCGCTCTGCATCCTGTTCGGCGATCCGAAGCTGCCGCGCCTCGAGGCGATCGCGTCGGAGTCGGACGGCTTCAAGCTCGCGGAGATCGACCTGGAGCTGCGCAAGGAGGGCGA